The following DNA comes from Megalobrama amblycephala isolate DHTTF-2021 linkage group LG20, ASM1881202v1, whole genome shotgun sequence.
ACTGTACTTGACAATCTCATGATCTCCTGTTCACTTTCATGATGaactgaaatgaatgaatcacgCCATTATCAGCTCGGCTTGAGGGACTGTGATTATCAAGAGCAGTGAACTTTAAACATCCATTCATCACGATGAAATGTCATCTAGAAGAGATTGgctatgttttgtttgtttgttcttatAAATGCATGATAAACCCGTTTTAATATCATACAGTCACTGTGACTGAGTCAGTAAGTAGTGTTTCAAACGTTTTGGTCTACAGTAATAGACTTCTCCCACATCTGcaattgcaaatatttaatcTGCGCTACTGCtcaatgaatatttttattcagcaaagatgcattaaattgatcaaaagtgacagtaaaggcatttataatgttacaaaagattctatttcactgtttccacacaaatatgaagctgttttcaacactgataataatcagaaaaatagatcaaaatacagtaaaaattcgaaaaaaattattacaatttaaaataactgttttcaatgcaaatatatgttaaaatgtaatttattcctgtgatcaaagctggattttcagcatcattacagcatcttcagtgtcacatgatccttcagaaaccattctaatatgatgattattaatgttgaaaacagttgtgccgcTTCTTATtatgtggaaacagtgatacattttatttttcaggattcttctaTGAATAGGacatagcatttatttgaaatagaaatcttttgtaatgctttactgtcaatttaatgaatcttacagaccccaaacttttctcATCCATGACACCCAAAGGTAATGTGCTTTCCAAAGCCATAAACCAAACACCTATCCTCAAGgcataaaaaaagtttattaaaagATTCATTCCAAACTAATAAAGAGTTAACCGAAATTAAAAAGCAACATGTTACTGAGGCATTATAATAATTCCATGTGCTCATAGCGACCTCTAGTGTCAAGAGTGGTAATAAGCCTTCAGAGAGTCTGATTACAGTACATGCAGTGCTCTGGCATTCACGTCTCCTCAACCAGTGTCACTCACAACAAATTTAGACTATGACATGTAACGATACACAAACAAACCTGTCTCGTTCTGTCGAGTATTGTGTTCTCCCTGAATTAAAACTATACTTCATAATAAATTAAACATGCATTCATGTTAACAGTGAACCAGTGAAAATTCATTACATGCTTcgctctaaaaaatgctgggttaaaaacaacccaatttgggttgaaaatggacaaaaccagcagttgggttgttttaacccagcggttgggtcaaatgtttgtccaacatgctgggcagttttattgaactcaactattgtttaaaaattaccgtatgtctggcttaaaatgaacccaaaatatgttgaaaattaaaaatcagacacataattactagaggaaacaataataatcaaaaggtgaacatttattaataaacaatttaatgaatgtttattgtttaattattattcattaaacttgtaaataaatgttcatttattatacatattaataaatgttaatttccaacatttttGGGGTTCATTttgctaggttaaaacaacccaattgctgggtttatctattttcaacccaacttgggttgttttaacctagcaatgggcttgttttaacccagcggttgggttaaatgttagccaaacctgctgggcagttttatttaacccaactattgtttaaaaattaccatATGTCTGGcataaaatgaacccaaaatagcttggaaattaaaaatcagacagactagaggaaacaataataatcaaaagttgaacatttattaataagcaattaaattattattcattaaactaataaatgttcatttccaacatgtTTTAGGCTCATTTTTAGCGAGCAATTcggtaatttttaaacaatagttgagttaaataaaactacccagcaggttgggcaaacatttaacccaaccgctgggttaaaacgacccatttgcagggtttgtccattttcaacccaacttggtttgtttttaacccagcatttttcagagcgtCATGTTCGCATGTGCATATGTGCGATCAGACAGGAGCGGAAATGGTATTTAAATATTCTCCCTTTCTTGTAGATCAATCCCCTTTGTAAAGAAAGGCAGTTTATGCTTGATGTAAACGATGAATTTCTGAGCCCTCAGTGGATGcataatgaacaatacactGATGCTAAAAGTCTTGCATGAAAAACTGAATCGGTTTTGTGATTTTACATAAAAACACAGTTTGTGTCTCGTCGCCTGCAAAATCAATCGATGCTTTTACAGAGTAATACTGAATATGAGGGCTGATACAGGAACTGTTTACCCATCAAAGCACAAATCAGCTCGTTTCCCTGCCGTATGATGGGATGTTCTGTCATCTCTCACTGGCGTTTGCTGGCCAGCACCGCCCTCCAGTCATCAGCCCAGGACAGCAGCCGCCGCTGCGATGGGTTCGCTGGAAGGTGCTTGTTGTGGCAGGCAGTGAAGAGGACGTGTTCCCAGGAGGGATTGGGCTCCACACCTTTAACGGGAAAACACACTGGTTCCCGCAGAGCTCAGCATTACGTGTGATACTGACCTGGACCGGCGGCTCTTACTCACCCAGGATATCAGGTTTGTCGTCTATGAGGATGTCTCCGGTCACTATGGTCTTGTCTCTGGTCAGGATGATCTGCTCCAGGAACTCTGGGCCCAGATGTTTCTCTACCCATGCATACTGTGGACAAACACACTTCAGTGGAGGAAACCATGGAAACAGGGAGAAAATGGGCTGAAATACAGACTCTGATGATGCAATGATGCAGTCGCATTACCAGAGTTTGTTGAAAACaggatataaatataatttatattgaaCTTGTAAATAAACATGCAGTTATAGGATTTTGAGAAAAGGATATTATatctcatttatttttaaatccttAATGTATCGATTATTTGTTTACTAATAATCTCACTTATTCTTATAgagaagatgaaaaatgtatgtgtattaatatcatttgaatatttatttatttaccaatAATTATTCTTATAGTGAAGATGAAAAACTatgcatatatacatatacatacagtacagttcaaaagtttggaaccactaagatttttaatgtttttaaaagaagtttcgtctgctcaccaaggctacatttatttaattaaaaatacagtaaaaaacagtaatattgtgaaatattattacaatttaaaataactgtgtactatttaaatatatttgacaaagtaatttattcctgtgatgcaaagctgaattttcagcatcgttactccagtcttcagtgtcacatgatccttcagaaatcattctaatatgatgatttgctgctcaataaacatttatgattattttcaatgttgaaaacagttgtgtactttttttttcaggattccttgatgaatagaaagttcaaaagaacagcatttatctgaaatacaaagcttctgtagcattatacactaccgttcaaaagtttggggtcagtaagaatttttatttttatttttttttaaagaaattaaagaaatgaatacttttattcagcaaggatgcattaaatcaatcaaaagtgacagtaaagacatttataatgttacaaaagattagatttcagataaacactgttcttttgaactttctattcatcaaataatcctgaaaaaaaatattgtacacaaatattttgtacaattgtacccattaaatgtttcttgagcagcagatcagcatattagaatgatttctgaaggatcatgtgacactgaagactggagtaacgatgctgaaaattcagctttgcatcacaggaataaattactttgtcaaatatattcaaatagaaaacagttattttaaattgtaataatatttcacaatattactgttttttactgtatttttaattaaataaatgtagccttggtgagcagacgaaacgtcttttaaagacattaaaaatcttagtggttccaaacttttgaactgtactgtacatacacacacacacacacatatatatatatagtatactgtgtgtgtgtgtgtgtgtgtgtgtgtgtgtgtgtgtgtatatatatatatatatatatatatatataacaagtAAATAAAGTTGTAGgattttgaaaacatttcaaatttcaagaaaagttatgtaaaaaaagaacaatttcTGATTTTGCACTATTTTAGGTcactaattaaataataataatttgataaGCAAATTAACATTGATATATTGATAAGTGAACGTGAGCAGCAGTTTTATTAaggtattttttttccctctaaattctaaaaaataatAGAATAATAACTAAAGATTTTTGTTTACAATTTCTTTATTATGATATAGTTGATAGATAGTTGTATCACAACTACTGTGAAAAATCTCTAAATAATTTGACTTTTGATCATCAGGTGTTCAAGTCACTGTATTAAATGCATTTCGAAAACATTAAAggatttcctgataatttacacaccctcatgtcttgtgttcatgtctttctttttttcagtcgaaaagaaatgaaggtttttgaggaaaacattccaggatttttctccatatagtggacttaaacagggaccaacaggttgaaggtccaaatgtcagttccagtgcagcttcaaagatcccagatgaggaataacgTGATTACAACGTGATTAAACGTGATTACacaatgcgtggcgcatcacagagcagtgcaagatgagcatttgtggttaaaaagtatttaaatgtttaattttttaagaaaatggctgatggtttctctagataagactcttattcctcgtctgggatcatgtagagctctttgaagctgcactgaaactgacatttggaccttcaacccgttgaaccccagtgaagtccactatatggagaaaaatcctggaatgttttcctcaaaaaccttcatttctttttgactgaagaaagacagataTAAACATCatggatgacatgagggagagtaaattatcaggaaatttgaattctgaagtcaACTAATCCTGTAATagatataacaaaaaaaatgggTCACTTTATTTTAACGTGTGCTTAGCATCATGTACTTATTATAAGTATAGGGTTTGgtttgcatgtaattatgcataatttactattatttctagaaaaaaaaaaactgtcacaTCACTGATCCTGAAGACTTTTGGACCCGACTGACTGTACACACGCTGCTAAACCAACAGTCCAACATGCATGTAGAAATGTAGCTCAACCTCAGTTTAAGCGAATCTTACCTTTTCATACGGGCAGTAGCTGTAATGCTTTATTGGACTGGTGCAAATGAAGACATCTGTACTGggtgaagaaaagagaaactaAGCAAGAGTCATTTTACAGCTAGTAATATCCAGACAAACATTTACTGAAGGGAGATTATTATTACTAGCCGCGCTTATCAGTCTATTATGCAAGTTCTTCTGGAGGGTGGTGATTTATAATAGGGTGATTTAGGGAATCAGAGACATTCTTTCATTTTCGACTGCTGTTTACCCTGATTGTCACCCAGAGCAACAAATGAAAGGAATCACATAATTAGTTGACATaaagtatgtatgtatattaacCCAGACACTGACTGGAATCGTTTAGTGATGCCAAACGTCTGGCTGAACTTACTTCTCCATCTCGGACATCTCCTTCACTGCCTCCACACCTCCAGGAAGAGGCTCCAGGTCCATGAAGAAGTTTTTTGACTCCCAAATGCTGATGGCCTTGTCCTGCAGTCAGTGCAAACTTTGATTATaagttataaaaatgttttcatcattATGTTTTAACAACATCTTGGTGTGGCAGCTTATCATTCCTGATGAATctgattaatatatatttatatatatatagttatgtATATTTAGTGTAGTACCGACCGCAATACCAAGTCAGTACTAAAATTTTacaaatgtgacgctttgagcttgagcggattcgtaaacacctctgattggcctttgtgttcacaggctcatcagatatgtcaaCCCAATGATCAAtgcacggaagtgtttgaatatGAAAGCGTTTTGAAAACGGGAGCATTTATCTGCAgacaatcacagacatatctgatgagcatgTAGACATGTGCCAATATTCGGTAATACAATGCACTATATTGTTACCGTGGGCACTTCAAAATATcgtgaataattatttattacgaattattcaaatttttataatacattttaagaatactttccccatcagccgtataaaatgcacaacaccgctgtattcCGCGTCAAAGGGACACGTGCActgatgtaaacaagcccaacgTGCACGAGAAGCACATgagacgcgctgaatgaaagtgcacgttcactctctgacagcagagggcgctgatggaacagccgaaatgcagcggttacccctgAAACCCCGTAAACAAACCCCTGAACATTACCtaaaatgcttcaaatagccatttagtttttttgtatttgcactgttgttcatcacagcaccaaatacttaataATTAAAGACTTAaaaggctatttattttcaaacttaaacatttttacattttaatctggactacaacttGCCCTATAATGACTGAAAATGTTGTGATTTGTTATTATTCAGTAACACTTAGTGAAAtaaggcttcattagttaaagggggggggggggggtataatgctatttcatgcattctgaatTATTTACACtattaaagagttggattctcatgatCAACATGgacaaagtttcaaaacacgagttggacgtatgatggagtatttctgtgccaaatccaCTACTTCCGGTTTCGGTACAGGATTCGGAGAGTTTTTTTCAAGTGTGTCCTGTATGACGTCAAAAGAGAGCGGATTTCCTTGAATAGGCTCTTCTCCCTGATAAGtgtgcatgcacacacacacatcacccagagcaagagcaagagcacgcccatcaacacGTTTCGTTCGGGATAcggaagccgagagatttttcaacaatggctgtgtcccaattcaggggctgcaccctttgaaggctgcatacatcatcgaggcagtctcatttCAGAAAAATAACCGTTATATTGCAACGCAAGAaagaaatgacagtattttacacctcacaatgaatatcagtcaattttattatggttacttttcttaaatatgacatccttaatgaagtattcagccttcaaatgtgacctcCGAAGGAcacagcctccgaaatgagacaaagctcctgtcaccaaaggagtgtgtttttggttgtgagggaaagattacctttttcagcttcccaaagaacccagcattaagggaacagaggatgaagtttgtttttccgaGGCAGCAACGGAGTTGCAcacgtatgtttgtttgttcccgggaATTTGGTGAtgaatactttgtaaacaagtcccagttcagcgctggatttgcagatcgggGGCGGTGaataaagctgcatcagatgtctgtgttttgttggcaatcggtgcgcaagtgcatataatgtaaacaacacgaacatttttgttccctttttatttataatgatgtcgcaGCTATGCGATCTTTGCGCAGAAGCTGCATgcgctcgtgactctttagctccgcccacggcACTGGTGGAagacacgcctccaggagctctgCTTTTTTCGTAAAGGCTCGGTTTagcgtatctatcttttataaatatgacaaaactaaagaattttcagagatatgaaggatgcattgttactctatatgtactcaagattaacatgagactggcagaaactgtgtgtgattacccccccccccctaacatgttaattcattattacacacagacaatgaaaaatacttataaagcatttattaatactagttaatgttaatttcttagttaaagtttaataacattactaaaaagttgtaactattatttaaaggattagttcactttcaaatttaaaatttcctgatttactcaccttcgtgtcatccaagatgttcatgtctttctttcttcagtcgaaaagaaattaaggtttttaatgaaaatattccaggatttttctccatatagtggacttcaatggaccccaaaaggtcaaaattacagtttcagtgcagctttaaagagctctacatgatcccagacgaggaataagagtcttatctagagaaaccatcactcattttctaaaaaaaaattttttattatatacgttttaaccataaatgctcatcttgaactagctctcttcttctctatttgaattccggcagtgtagacactgctaagttactgccctccacaggtcaaagtttgaactaaactgtcatatacaatatgctagtgcaagtatataacaattagttcaagctttgacctgtggagggcagtaatacacttagcagcatctacactgccagagctagttcaagatgagcatttatggttaaaacgtatacaattttttttttttttttttttttagaaaatgagcgatggtttctctagataagactcttattcctcgtctgggatcgtgtagagctctttaaagctgcactgaaactgtaattttgaccttcaaccctctggaggccattgaagtccactataaggagaaaaatcctggaatgttttcatcaaaaatcttaatttcttttcgactgaagaaagaatgaacatcttggatgacatggaggtgagtaaattatcaggacattttaatttgaaagtgaactaatcctttaaggttccATTTCAGCAAACTGtctattattatttcatattctGTCACACTTACACACAGGTCACTTCTCATGTCTCCATACTGTGTGGACACCCAGAATCCTCTTCTGTCCTCTAAGGATATGAAGGGCTCGTTCGGATACCTCGCCTTGAACTTCTTTAAAAATCCTCCCTCGAAGTCGGCGATGACACCGTCCATGTCCACCAGAACCCGCAGTCTTCTGTTCTTCGTGCACATGTTTGCGCTGCTTTGATAGTGAAAGTGCAATGAGACAGAGCCTCTCTCGAGCCACCGTACGATCCTCGGCAATAAAGTCATCATAAACCTCCTTAATAATCGTCTAAATCCACCGTAGTCACTTGGCAGTGTGCATTAACTCGAGTGCTGTTTTGCAGCAGAGTGATGCTGATTGTTAGCACATCTCATTTTGTTGGCTCTCTATTGTTTTGCACATTGTGTGACTTTGTTGCGGAGTCTTTTGTTAGTTTCTGAGGGGTCAGAGGGTCTCATGCTTTTCCAGCAGTCGCTGGTGTTGAATTGCAGTGTTGATCTCCCGTATCTGCATTTGTTTACAGCTGTGCAAATGTCAAACGAAAAGTGTTTGCGAAATCAATACAGTAGTGTGTGTCGTTTAAATCAGAGCACTTTGTTTACGTCTTCAAAATCATGCTTAAGACTGTTTTTGCGCTACACCGTCACCGAGCAAACCGAAGCTATTCGCGAGAAGAGAGATCTCGCAGTCGGCTTCCGgaagtgacatttttttttaacgaaAATTATAAACCGAGAAAGACCTACTGTAAGCTACGAGGTTTTTAATTTAATGGTATCTGTtcgcattatttcaacttataaatatatattttaataatgtttaacagGGAATTTCTGCTGaagaactacattacccatgattccGCTAAAAAATTCACCATCAGAGAATCGAAATAATCAAGCCGCGTGCTCCCATGAAGCACTAAAACTGCTtaaatatttgtacattttgtaaTTAACGTAAAATACACTGTTTCTATATACATAGTCaacacatttaaatgaatagtttCGTTACGTCACgtgcagtgcttcatgggattgtagttctttccctcattaAAGCCGTTAtatcatgtttgtttgtttttttggttcaAATCAAAGTGTTTTGATTCATCTTGTAGCTGGTTgttttggttcatggcttattaCTATAtaacaaagactttttaaaaatctagaaacaaggatgacagaatttttaatgtgggctcttttgggcaaATCCTACAAAATTTACATACGACcttaaataatacaattaatatcttttaaattaTGTCACATATCATATCCAAAGCTACACATGACCAAAACAATCTGTTTTCTCGTTAGGCTCGCAAGCTAAGCAAATAAATATTAGCTTTAGAAAGCTTTATAAACCATTAGAGAAagacctactgtgagctacGAGGTTTTTAATGTGTGGTATCTGTCAGCccgcattatttcaacttataaatatatttttaataatgtttaacagGGAATTTCTGCTGAAGAACTACATTACCTATGATTCCGCAAAAAAAGTCACCATCAGGGAATCGAAATAATCAAGCCGCGtgctcccatgaagcactgaaACTGCTtaaatatttgtacattttgtaaTAAACGTAAAATACACTGTTTCTATATACACAGTCaacacatttaaatgaataatttcaTTACAACATgtgcagtgcttcatgggattgtagttctttccctcattaaagcttgatttttttttatttagcctacatttttctctaaaatgatggaaaatttaAATATCAGGACTTTAACctataatacattaaattattgtGTAACAGAGATTTTAACCTATTCCCTAAATATGTTGCTCGGAAGGTGAGAAGATGATCGTCTCTCCAGTCAGAGAATAGCTTTGTTGTTTTGCACCGGAAGAAGAAACAATGACGTTCCTTTTATTTCTTAAAGATACATGTCACTTTTCAAAGACTGAATCCTGCGATCTTTTGTTGTAAATAACACATTTagctttgtttgtgtgtgtttgtgaagtgAAATCTCTAAAAATTATCTCTGCTATGGAGTTTGTTTTCCAGTGGAGTGATCCCTTGCCTGAAATCTCGTGGAATCTGAGCTGTCACTCAAACCTCGCGATATTTGATTACTGTTGGCGGCTGAGGGCCCGTCCCTTCTTTACAGGAAAGCAGCTTCTGACATTTGAATGAAAAACACCCTCCCAAAATCGCAAAAACTATGGCTTCAGCTCTGGAGCAGTTTGTGAATAATGTGCGGCAACTTTCCGCTCAAGGTACGGACATTTGCGCGGCTCGTGAACTCTCAGAATAACGGATGTGGGCTAACTAGCCGAATGCTAAAAGCTGTTAGCGTGATAGCATGCTAGTTGTTTATATTTCAGACAGTAACACATGGTATTTGTGTGTCTTATTCTGTTCGTCCAACGtgtaataaaaaatctaaacgCTGCGGAATATTTGCACCTTATTACCGCTTAGCTTTTATATTAATGAAATGACTGGACGTGTCATGTTAGCTGAGtcatttataaaatatggcataaaataacaattacaaacCCGTAATTTCTTCTCTGATGGCATTGACATGGATAAAAAAATCAACAGCTTTTATAGTAGAAAGTTCTTAGCCAAATGGGGGGGAAATTGTATATTTCTTATGCTGTCATTAGATTGAAAAcatgtttctctttttttcagaaattctgGTCAGATATTAATAAATATGCAATTACCAATAAAGTCAAAGAAACTCCatttaaaatagtaaattgaTATAATGACAGaataatatacatttacaaTGACCGATACATCAGAATGTGATGCTGATTTATTGTAAATGGACTTACTTTAGAATAGTTTCGAATAATCATGTTTTCATGCATAATAATGTCTCTTGTTCTTCTCAGGTCAGATGACTCAACTATGTGAGCTGATCAATAAAAGCGGGGAGCTTCTGGCCAAGAATCTCTCCCATCTGGACACTGTTCTCGGGGCGTTGGACATCCAAGAGCA
Coding sequences within:
- the LOC125255788 gene encoding 5'(3')-deoxyribonucleotidase, mitochondrial-like; protein product: MMTLLPRIVRWLERGSVSLHFHYQSSANMCTKNRRLRVLVDMDGVIADFEGGFLKKFKARYPNEPFISLEDRRGFWVSTQYGDMRSDLCDKAISIWESKNFFMDLEPLPGGVEAVKEMSEMENTDVFICTSPIKHYSYCPYEKYAWVEKHLGPEFLEQIILTRDKTIVTGDILIDDKPDILGVEPNPSWEHVLFTACHNKHLPANPSQRRLLSWADDWRAVLASKRQ